AGCTCTCTTGTGGAACGCAAAAAGAGGGGGGTGTCGAGCTCTTCTTCAAGCTGCTTTAAGGTAAGGCTTACAGTAGGCTGTGATATGTTCAACTCGCTTGCGGTAGTCGAAAAACTCAAATTTTCTACAAGTTTGATAAATATTTCAAGCTGCTTAAATTCCATAAAAACTCCTTTTCGGCTTAAATTGTGCCGATTTTATTTTACATTCATCACAAAAACGCCATTCCATCTTGGTTTCGGCGGGGAAACTTGATAGTGGGTAACTCTTCTTAAAAAGACCTTGGAGGGAGTATCATTATATTTTTCCGCACATTCTGAAAAATACTTTTCGGCCTGCTTCCATTTTCTTTTTCTGTAATAGGCGAGCCCTGCTTCAAATAATTTTTTTATATCATAAAGTTTTTCGGTTGTAAGTTTTTCGGTTGGTTGAAGGATTTCATAAATACGGACGGCTTCCGTTTTTCCCTTAACTGCAACAAAGTCGAGTTCTCTGCAAATAAAATCTTTGCTTAAATTTTTATAAACTTCTTCCGATATAATCGACTTTGAACCGTATTCTTTGTTTGCACCTTCAAGACGTGCCGCAAGGTTTACAGTGTCTCCTATTGATGTAAAATCTTTACGCGTTTTGGAACCGACGGGGCCGAATACTACGGGCCCTGAATTAATACCTATTCCTATTGAAACTAAAGCAGAGCCTTCTTTTAATGCCGCCTTCTGTTCCCTCCTCATGGCTTTGCGTATTTCCATAGCGGCCTTACATGCATTGATTTCTTTTTTAGGCCCTGAGAAAAAAGCCATAATTTCATCGCCGACATACTTATCTACATCTCCTCCGTTCTCGAAGATTATTTTTGTTTCAATATCGAGGTAGCGGTTTAAAATCGCAATTACATCTTTAGGCTGCATATTTTCGCACATGCTTGTAAAACCGCGTATATCGGTAAACAAAAAGCATAGATCTCTGGTAGTACTTTTACTTGAAAGATTTTTTTCGGCGTTTTGAATAGTATGAAAAGACACATATGGTAAAATTCCGCGGATGAGCGAAATAATATTTTTCAACTCTATCGAAAGAGTTTTTATTTCGTCGCGAGTTTTGATGTTTTCTTCAAAAATAAGCCGCTGCGGTTCAATTGCCGCATTACTCGCAATCATTCTGCGTAAAATGTTTGCGGTTTTTCGTATATTTCCGCATAAGAAAATAATCGGATTTGCAATAAAGTCTGCCAAGAAAAGAACGATGATTATAGAGGCATAGAAAAACATGGCCGAAATTGAAAACACAAATACCTTTGCCTGAAAATAAGGCCGGTCTAAAATTTCTTTAAGATATGTAACAACGGAAAAGCCTACAAGTCTCTGTCCCTCTTTACGGGGAAAGGTTACAGGATAAATATAAAGACAGGTTCCTTTTTTTTCGTTGTAAATAGGGGTACTGACTGTGGCTGCATTTTTGAAATGTTTTATATAAAGGGCCGCTTCCTCAGGGTTGATGGTTTTTTCTTCATCAGAGATAAGCCGTACTCGTCCTGTGGCTGTAGTGTAAGAAAATACGTCAAAAAAAGGCAGCTCGGTAGATTCATCGATTTCTTCAAGAAAAACAGGCTGTTTATTGTTTGTGGTTATTATATCAACTCTTTGGAAGGGGAAGGGCGAAGACAGATTGGTCTTTCTTATTCCTTCGAGGAAGGCGTTGATTTTCGCATGAAGTCCGTCCGAAAAGCTGTATATGGCCGCAACCTGTTCGGCCTGACTTTTTCCTGTTGTATTAACATTTTGGGTGAGAAGCATATTATAGTTTCTTAAATCTGTGTAAATAAATGTTGAAAGAATCACCAATATTGTAAAAAGAATAACTATTGTAATTTTTATTTTTATGTGAGATCTTCTATTTCTGTTTTTGAACTTGTTTATAGATTGTTTTAATAGTTTGTCTACAGAAAAAGCATCTTCCTGCATGGATTTGGAAGTATTTTTTAGTGCTTTTCCTTTTTGTTTTTTTAATTTGTCTATTATTCGCTTGTTTAACAGTTTTTTCTGCTCTTCCTCTTCTTTTAACAAGCGCTTATATTCCATATAGGATTCATTTTGTCTTTTTATGGAAATTATACCGTGTGCTATCAAGAAAACATGAAAGATAATGGCTGTAAAAAAAGCAAAATATGTAAGCGGGCTTAGAGAATAAAACCATCTGGGGGTGTTTGCAAATAAATTCATGCCGGAAATTGAGCCTGCAAGATAAAGGCTTATAGGCAATAGGGCCGAAAAATAAACAATCTTCGAGGATATTTTTGTTTGAAAAATAGATATAAAGATGATTATAAATGCTATAGGCAGTAAAAACAGCAAGAGGCTGATTATGTAAAAAGAATTTAACCCTCTTTGTATAAAGTTTGAAAATAATACCGTCATCGGGAAAAGATTTACCGCTTTCTGCGAGGTATTAAACAAGTCCATTTTAGACATACTAAACGGTAAAATCATAAGTTCTGCAAGAATTACAAGAGAAGCTATTCTGACCGTGTTAGGATGAACATAAATTTTTTTTATCCGGTTAAGGAAGTTATCTAGAGCCTTTATCATAGATAATAGTTTACATACTAAATGTTTTTTGTCAATACAATGGTTTTTAGGGGGAGAGAAAACCCCGTTCCCTTACGGGCTTTTCAAGTCATAGCAGGGTTTAGCCTTGAAGCTTTGCTGGCTGTACTCTCCCCCTATAACCCCCTCTCTTTCCCGCGCTGCCAAAGGGCTTGCCGCCCTTTGGCATCCGGCATTATTACAAAGTTTTTAGTCAATTCTTTAATTGAGTTTGAAATCAATAGAATTTTACTATTTATTGTGAACAATTTCTATAATAATTATGAAAGGGGAAAAATTTTTCTTCTTAAAAAAAATTATTAACGAGGCTTAATTATGCAAAAACTATTTAAAATCACTCTCCGCAACGACTACGCCTTTAAGCGAGTCTTCGGAGCGGAAGAAAACAAAGACGTACTACAGGACTTACTGGAATGTATACTGGATATTCCGCCTGAGAATATCGCAGGTTTGGAACTTCTGGATAAGGAGTTTCATAAAGAACTTTTAAGTGAAAAGCTAGGTATCTTGGATATCAAGTTAAGGCTAAAAGACGGAACCTTTGTCGACATTGAAATTCAAAACAGTTGGCATTTTGATTTTCCTGAAAGAACCTTATATTATTGGTCTAAAATGTACAATGAAGCCATAAAACAAGGTCAAGACTATACAAATCTCCCAAAATGTATTACAATAAATTTGATAGGAAAAGGCTTTGATAAAAATAAGCGTTTGCACAACAAATATCTTGTTCTGGAAAAAGATACAAAAGAGCCTTTAGCTTCAAAACTTGAGATTCATATATTAAACCTTGAAAAGGCAAGGCTCTTAAAAGAAGGACAATGTAAAGATAATAAAGCTAAACGCTTATTAAATTGGCTTAAATTTATAGAAACTGATGACAGGGAGGTAAGAAAAATGTTAGAACAAGAATCTCCGACGATGAAAAAAGCAAATGCCGCTATTTCTGTAATGGAAATGAGTCCTAGAGATAAATGGCTTTATGATTCCCGTATGAAATATGAACATGACAGGGCTTCATGTATAAGCGAAGGTTATCGACAGGGTATTGATAAAGGAGCCTACCAAGCCAAACTTGAAACGGCAAAAAACTTGCTTGAAATGGGCTTTAGCACGGATTCCATTATAAAGGCTACCGGTTTAAACCTTAACGAAATTGAGAAACTATAATTTATAAGGGGAATAAACAAATCTTTTGTTGTTTATACGTCAAAAAAGGCAAAAGTTGAAAAAAATCATAAAAAAATTATAAAAAAATGCAAATTTTGTGTAACTTTTTTTTATTTTTGTTTGACAGTAGAAATAAGCTATGATATAATTAGCTTAAATAAATAACAAGGAGGAATTTTTTATGAAAAAAATTCTGTCAATTTTGATGATTTTGGTTCTTGTAAGCGGAGTTGCTTTTGCTCAGCTTACACCTCAAGTTACAGCAAGTGCTACTGTAAACTGGGGAATTGATTTAGGTTCAGGTTCTAAGGCAACACCCCAACACGGTTTTGAAAACAAATTTGCTGCTAAGGTTGTTGTTCCCCTGTATATGGATAAACTAAACTCAAAAACCGAAGGCGATGTTCACATGAACTTTGATATTGACCTGAATTTGGCTTATAGGTTTTATGGGGCCAAGTCTAATAGTACTTCGCCTTATGTACCCTGGAAGTCAGATGCAGAACTTGCACTTTGGAGAAAAACTTTAAGCGGTATGTCTGCTTCTGTGCACTTCTTCGGCGGTTATATGAATATTTTAGGTCGACCGGATTTTTCTACCAATTTTGCTAAGATCTGGACTGCAATTACCGATGACGGATCTGAAGAGAGACCTGAAACCTCAGGCGATATTACAGGTTTTGGTACAAAGCTTGGATACAAAAATGATGACCTTGCAGGAACCGGTCTTAAATTTGATGCCGGTTTAAAATTCGGATCAAACGGCTCATGGAAAGCTAAAGGAAAAGATGCTGTTCCAGGTAAAAAGATTCATAAGAAAGTAACATTTGCAAAAGGCTATAAATTAAAAGCTGATGATGTTGCTAAACAGGTATATAAGTCTATTAAAAAGGTTATTGACGGTAATTTTGTTTGGGAAATGGATGAAGCATCTGGTGTTAAGTCTCTTGGTGGTACTGCTGGTCATGAGACAACATGGGTCGCTGGTTATGAGATTACTGCTGCTGATGCTGAAAAAGTTTTCTTTGAGAAAGATGCTACTTTTGATGGTGCTGAACCTGCCAAAGATCCTGCCGCAAACAAATATGCTATCGGTTTTGATTTAAGCTTAGGTTATGATAAATGGGTAACTTTCGACTTCGGTATCAATGCTACATTTGATCCTATAAAAGATTTCGGTGAAGCCGGTGTAGATTCCTATGATGGTAAATCTCCATCTCCGTCAAATGTTGAAAAGGCTTATATCGGTACAGGCTTTAAACTCGGTTCAAAACCTGTTGAAGGGCTTGCTTTAAACTTTGGTATGGATACTTTGATGAATGTAGGTAAGGATTCAAAACCCGCTTTTGATATTGTTTTTGATGCTTCCTATAAGTGGGTAAAAGCCGGTGTTTACTACGGCAATGAATTGTCCAACTATGCCGGAAAGGACAAAAACGGTAAAGCTATCGGTGATATGGCTGCCATGCTCGCATTCAGCTCAAAAGATTCCGGTGACACGAATTTCCTTGAAGGTTTGGCATTCGGCGTTGATTTCAGACTTAACCATATGTTGACTGCTATCAGCGATGCTGATAAAAAGAATTCAAAGATTCTACCTATGGGTCTCAAGTCTTGGGTAAGCTATAAACGCAATATTACCGATTCAATGTGGATTAAGCCCTATACAACAGTTTGGGCAGAATCCAACCATACCAGCTATGCTGACGGTACTGTATCAAGCAAAAACTACTTTGGTGTTGTTTATGAAGTCGGCACTACTTTCTCTCCAATGGAAAAAGTTGAAATTGATGCCAAGTGGTCACATGGTAAGACTGAAGATAATAAGTATGAAGGTCCCGGTATGATTAAAACTCCTGCAAACTATAAAAATCACAACGGTACTTTTGTAATCGGTGTTAAAGTTAAATACTAATCTATACATAGTATAGTCTAAAACCCGCCGTAAGGCGGGTTTTTTGTGTTTAATAGTCTGCTGTTTTCCTTAAAACATTGAATAATACCCTGTCTTATGTTATAATATTAGCGGAGGTTTAAAATGGATATTGATTTATCACGAAAGATACCGATAGGGGTACAAAGTTTTGAGGTAATGCGTAACGATAAATTTCTCTATGTCGATAAAACACCTTTTTTATTTAAACTTGCTCATTCCAACCGCGTATATTTTTTAAGCCGCCCCCGCCGCTTTGGCAAGAGTCTTTTTCTCTCTACTCTAAAAAACTACTTTTTAGGCCAAAAAGAGCTTTTTAAGGGCTTATACCTCGAAAAAGCCGAAGAAAAACGAGCCGAAATCGAGAAGACAGACGCTTGGATAGAATATCCTGTTTTATATATGGATTTTAATGTGGGCAGGTATGATTTGGAAGGAGCTTTAGCGGAAAGTTTAGACTACTTTTTAAAAAAGCAAGAAAAAATCTATGGGTTAAAAAATGAAGGCGATTCTTTCGGAAAGCGTTTTCAGTCACTCATAGAAACCGCGTACAACAAAACCGGCCGTCAAGTGGTTATTCTTGTGGATGAGTATGATAAACCCCTTTTACAGACTATGGGTGTAAACGAAGCCTTAAACGAAGAATACCGCAACACCCTCAAGGCCTTTTATTCGGTAATAAAAACCTGCGACCAATATATCCGTTTTGCTTTTTTAACCGGTGTAACGAAGTTCAGTAAAGTAAGTATTTTCAGTGACTTAAACAATCTGCAAGATATAAGTATGCTAAATGATTATGCCGAAATATGCGGACTAACTCAAGCCGAGATAGAAAAAACCTTTAAGCCTGAAATAGAAAGACTTGCAAAGAACACTAAAAACAGCTATGATAAAATGCTTGAAGAATTAAAAAAGCGTTATGACGGCTATAAGTTCAGTATTTTAGGAGAATCGGTCTATAACCCCTTTAGTATATTAAATACTTTTAACTCAGGTGAATTAAAAAACTATTGGTTTGCAACGGGCACACCGACCTTCTTGGTAAACTATTTAAAAGATGCCTACTACAATATTCCCGACTTAGACGGGAAAGTAGAGCTTGATGAGTCCATGCTGAATGAATATAGGGCCGATGCAAAAGCCCCCATACCTATACTTTTTCAATCGGGGTATTTAACGATAAAAGAATACATAGAAGAAGTTAACATGTACCGCTTGGGCTTTCCGAATGATGAAGTGCGGTACGGCTTTTTAAAAAATCTATTCCCGTCATACTCTTCACTTAGGCCTGATGAAACCGGAGTTTCAATATGGAAGTTTGTTGAGGATATAAGAGCCGGGAATGTGGATAGCTTTATGGAAAGGATGCAGGCGATAATAGCCGGTGTTCCTTATGATAATTTACCAAAAGATAAGCTCAAATTGAGGGAGCAAAACTACCAGACGGCAGTGTATTTAATCTTTAAGTTGATGGGACAATTTATAGAAACGGAAATACACTGTGCAAAGGGCAGGGCTGATTGTATAGTGCATACTAAAGATTCCATATACATCTTTGAGTTTAAGCTGATGAGTGCAGGTACACCAGAAGATGCGATAGCCCAAATAAAAGAGAAAGGCTATGCCTCTCAGTTTAAGGCAGAGGGCAAAAAGATAATTCTGATAGGTTCGAGCTTTGATGAAGAGGAGCGGACTATCGGCGAATGGAAGATGGAAGAGGTTAATATATGAAGATAGGAATTTTCGGTGCTGAAGAGCAGGAAGTTAAACTTTTAAAAAAACATTTAGTAGGAGAAATCCGAAAAATTGCCGGTCTTAGTTTTTTTGCAGGCAAGATAATGGGAAAGGATGTTGTTCTTGTGTGCAGCGGAATAGGAAAAGTCAATGCGGCTCTGTGCTGCCAAATTCTTATTTCGGAATTTAAGGTTGATGCCGTAATAAACACCGGGGCGGCCGGAGGGCTGATAGAGGGCTTAAAAGTTTTTGATATTGTTGTATCCTCTGAAGCGGTTCAGCATGATGTAGATGCAACAGCCTTCGGCTATCCTATTGGTCAGGTGCCTATGACAAAGTCTCCTTTTTGGCCTGCCGATAAAAAGCTTAAAAACCTTGCCGTTAAGGCTTTTAAGGCTATGCAAAAAGAAAGTGATGATGAACACATAAAAACACTTAAACTTATCGAAGGCCGTATTGCTTCGGGGGATACCTTTGTTTCGGATAAAAAACTTAGGACAAGGATTATCAAAGAATTTAATCCTGCCTGTGTTGAAATGGAAGGGGCTGCTGCTGCTCAAGTTTGCTGCATAAATAAAATTCCCTTTTTAATTTTGAGGAGTATTTCCGATACGGCCGGAAAGGATGAAGCTGCTAAAATTTCTTATGAGGTTTTTTCGGCACAGGCAGCAAAGGATTCTTCTCTTTTGGTACTGCAAATGCTTAAAATGTTTTAATAAAACACGTTGATAATTTATGAATAGTTTTAGTTTTACAACGGTTCAAGGGAAAACCGAAGTATTTTACTGCGATGAGCCTTTTTTACCGCATGTCGGCACATACGGCGGGATGTACATCGCCGACTCCAATACTGTTCCTATTGCAAAGAATGCAAAAAATTTCTGTACGGACATTCCCTTGGTTATAATTGAAGCCGGAGAAGAAAATAAGAATTTTACTTCCCTTGAGTTTATTTTAAAAACCGCCCTAGATGCTGGCCTAAGCCGGAACTCTGTTTTTATCGGGGTTGGGGGAGGCCTTGTCTGCGATTTGGCGGCCTTTGCTGCCTCGGTTTATATGAGGGGGGCAAAATGCAAGCTTGTTCCTACCAGTCTTTTAGCTATGGCGGATGCAGCCATCGGCGGAAAAACTGCAATAAATTTTGACGGTTATAAAAACATGGTAGGAACTTTTTTTAAGGCTGATGAAGTTTATATAAGCCCAAAGGTCTTAAAAAGTTTAAGCGAGGCGGAGTATCTTTCAGGAATGTTCGAAATATTTAAGATGGGGCTTTTATATTCAAAAGATATTTATCAGGCCTTTAAAACGCAAAAAGAAAATATATTGGCAAGAGATGAAGGCCTTTGCTTGGAGCTTGTCAAAAAAGCTGTTGAAGCAAAAGCACTGGTTGTAAGCCGCGACTTTGACGAAAAAAATGAAAGAGCTTTTTTAAATTTTGGGCACACCTTTGGCCATGCGCTGGAATCCGTTTTAAATTTTTCAAAAGTTTCGCACGGCGAGGCTGTTGCTTGGGGAATATCAAAAGCAATGCTCTTAGGTAAAAAATTAGGCTTAACAGATTCTTCTTATGCGGATGAAGTTTGCGCCGTTATACATTCTTATAGCCGCATAGATGTTCCGCTCTTATATGATAAGGAGAAGGTTCTTTTAACAATGAAAAAAGATAAAAAAAATATAGATGCTAAAATCCGTTTGATTTTACAAAAAAATATTTGTGAAACTTTTATTTATGAAGCCTCTGAAAAAGACATCAAGGATGTGCTATGATTTATCTAGATTGGGCGGCAACAGCTCTTCCACACGAAGATATAATTACGGAGGCCTTAAAAAAATCTTTTAAATATTTTGCAAACCCTTCTTCAAAACATTTTTTAGGTAAGGATGTTCGAAAAGTTTTGGAAGACACTCGTTCGGAAATTGCAGAACTTTTGAATACGGCTCCTGAGCATATTATTTTTACATCGGGAGGAACCGAGGGGGATTATATTCCTATGCTCTCTCTATTATCCCTGCCGTCTCCCTGTTCGATTGCGGTCAGCGGTATAGAACATTCCGCAGTCAGGGAACAGGCTGCCGTTATGAAGGCCCGCGGTTATAAAGTTTTACAAATCCCTTCGGACAAAAACGGCTTTATAAGTGCCGATGCAGTTTTAAAAACCATAGACTCCGATACGGCCTTTGTTTCGGTGATGGCGGTAAACAACGAAACCGGAGCAATCCAGCCCATCGCCGAAATAGGAAAGGCTCTTGAAGAATATTCTAAGGGAAAACGAAGAATCCATTTTCATACCGATGCTGTCCAAGCTATAGGAAAGATTCCTTTTGAACTTTCAAAACTATCCATCCATTCGGCTTCTTTTAGCGGACACAAAATAGGAGCACCCAGGGGAATCGGTTTTTTGTATCTTGCTAAAAATATGGAGGCCTTTATCCGCGGGGGCGGACAAGAAAGTGGAATAAGGCCCGGAACCGAAAACCTTGCAGGTATTTTAGCTCTGTCCGGCTGTCTTAAAAAATATTATGAAAATTTAAACAATTATGTTTTTCATGCAAAAGAATTGATGGATTTTTTAATTGAAGAACTGGCAAGTATTGGGGGTTTAAGTTTTATCCCTGAATCCCGTCCGCAGTTAAAGGATAAATTTTCACCATGGATTTTACAGTTTGCAGTTAAAGAATTAACCGGAGAAGTCCTTGTCCGCTGCTTGTCTGAAAAGGGCATCTGTATTTCTACAGGTTCTGCATGTTCATCAAAAAAACAAACCCGCCCCGTTTTAGAAGCAATGAAAATTGATACTAAAGTGCAGCAGAATTCAGCGCGGGTTTCAATAGGGCCTTTAACGCAAAAGAGAGAGCTTGAAACTTTTGTTAAAACCCTAAAAGAAATCTTAATAGAATTCCGTTGATTAATTAATAGGCTTTATTGGGATTTCTACTTGCTGTTTTCTTGTTCTTCTTTTAGCTTTGCCGTAATCTTTGATTGACGGGCTAAGCGGTTTGCCAACAAGCGTGATAAGAAAATACCGTAATGGGGATATTCTTCTATCAGTTTCATAAAATTCATTTTTGGAATCTTAATTAGCGAGCCTTCTCCGATAGATACGACGGTGGCTGATCTTCTGTCATTCATCAAGAAAGCCATTTCGCCTATAAAAATGTCAGCCGGTGTTAAAACCGACATTAATTTATTGTTTACATAGACGGCATAGCGTCCCGAACTTATATAGAAAAGATCGCTTGAATCCTCGTTTTCGCGGCAGACAATCTGCATGTGTTTGAAGGTTAGTAATTGCTGTGATTTTAAAATAGCCGGTGTCAGGTTTGCTATATTTCTTTGATTATTTATCTCAAATGAAACCTCGTTCCCAATATTATTATAGCGTAGATTTTTTACAAGGGTTTGAGAAAGTTTAATTCCCATTCCATGAAGGCCTGCTTCAAAATCGGCTTCAAGATGGCTTCTCCAGTCAAAACCGTTCCCTTCATCTTTGATAGTTATCTTTGTTTTTTCCGGCAGTACCGAATATGTGATATAAATTTTTTTCTTTTTTATTTCGGGCTGTTTTTGTTTTTCGGCAATTAAGTCCAACATATTTTTTCCGCTTCGCAGCCATTTATTCTTTTCCTCATAAGAGATATTACAGTTTCCGTGTTCTACTGCATTA
The DNA window shown above is from Treponema denticola and carries:
- a CDS encoding adenylate/guanylate cyclase domain-containing protein; translated protein: MIKALDNFLNRIKKIYVHPNTVRIASLVILAELMILPFSMSKMDLFNTSQKAVNLFPMTVLFSNFIQRGLNSFYIISLLLFLLPIAFIIIFISIFQTKISSKIVYFSALLPISLYLAGSISGMNLFANTPRWFYSLSPLTYFAFFTAIIFHVFLIAHGIISIKRQNESYMEYKRLLKEEEEQKKLLNKRIIDKLKKQKGKALKNTSKSMQEDAFSVDKLLKQSINKFKNRNRRSHIKIKITIVILFTILVILSTFIYTDLRNYNMLLTQNVNTTGKSQAEQVAAIYSFSDGLHAKINAFLEGIRKTNLSSPFPFQRVDIITTNNKQPVFLEEIDESTELPFFDVFSYTTATGRVRLISDEEKTINPEEAALYIKHFKNAATVSTPIYNEKKGTCLYIYPVTFPRKEGQRLVGFSVVTYLKEILDRPYFQAKVFVFSISAMFFYASIIIVLFLADFIANPIIFLCGNIRKTANILRRMIASNAAIEPQRLIFEENIKTRDEIKTLSIELKNIISLIRGILPYVSFHTIQNAEKNLSSKSTTRDLCFLFTDIRGFTSMCENMQPKDVIAILNRYLDIETKIIFENGGDVDKYVGDEIMAFFSGPKKEINACKAAMEIRKAMRREQKAALKEGSALVSIGIGINSGPVVFGPVGSKTRKDFTSIGDTVNLAARLEGANKEYGSKSIISEEVYKNLSKDFICRELDFVAVKGKTEAVRIYEILQPTEKLTTEKLYDIKKLFEAGLAYYRKRKWKQAEKYFSECAEKYNDTPSKVFLRRVTHYQVSPPKPRWNGVFVMNVK
- a CDS encoding Rpn family recombination-promoting nuclease/putative transposase, which translates into the protein MQKLFKITLRNDYAFKRVFGAEENKDVLQDLLECILDIPPENIAGLELLDKEFHKELLSEKLGILDIKLRLKDGTFVDIEIQNSWHFDFPERTLYYWSKMYNEAIKQGQDYTNLPKCITINLIGKGFDKNKRLHNKYLVLEKDTKEPLASKLEIHILNLEKARLLKEGQCKDNKAKRLLNWLKFIETDDREVRKMLEQESPTMKKANAAISVMEMSPRDKWLYDSRMKYEHDRASCISEGYRQGIDKGAYQAKLETAKNLLEMGFSTDSIIKATGLNLNEIEKL
- a CDS encoding major outer sheath protein Msp, coding for MKKILSILMILVLVSGVAFAQLTPQVTASATVNWGIDLGSGSKATPQHGFENKFAAKVVVPLYMDKLNSKTEGDVHMNFDIDLNLAYRFYGAKSNSTSPYVPWKSDAELALWRKTLSGMSASVHFFGGYMNILGRPDFSTNFAKIWTAITDDGSEERPETSGDITGFGTKLGYKNDDLAGTGLKFDAGLKFGSNGSWKAKGKDAVPGKKIHKKVTFAKGYKLKADDVAKQVYKSIKKVIDGNFVWEMDEASGVKSLGGTAGHETTWVAGYEITAADAEKVFFEKDATFDGAEPAKDPAANKYAIGFDLSLGYDKWVTFDFGINATFDPIKDFGEAGVDSYDGKSPSPSNVEKAYIGTGFKLGSKPVEGLALNFGMDTLMNVGKDSKPAFDIVFDASYKWVKAGVYYGNELSNYAGKDKNGKAIGDMAAMLAFSSKDSGDTNFLEGLAFGVDFRLNHMLTAISDADKKNSKILPMGLKSWVSYKRNITDSMWIKPYTTVWAESNHTSYADGTVSSKNYFGVVYEVGTTFSPMEKVEIDAKWSHGKTEDNKYEGPGMIKTPANYKNHNGTFVIGVKVKY
- a CDS encoding ATP-binding protein, whose translation is MDIDLSRKIPIGVQSFEVMRNDKFLYVDKTPFLFKLAHSNRVYFLSRPRRFGKSLFLSTLKNYFLGQKELFKGLYLEKAEEKRAEIEKTDAWIEYPVLYMDFNVGRYDLEGALAESLDYFLKKQEKIYGLKNEGDSFGKRFQSLIETAYNKTGRQVVILVDEYDKPLLQTMGVNEALNEEYRNTLKAFYSVIKTCDQYIRFAFLTGVTKFSKVSIFSDLNNLQDISMLNDYAEICGLTQAEIEKTFKPEIERLAKNTKNSYDKMLEELKKRYDGYKFSILGESVYNPFSILNTFNSGELKNYWFATGTPTFLVNYLKDAYYNIPDLDGKVELDESMLNEYRADAKAPIPILFQSGYLTIKEYIEEVNMYRLGFPNDEVRYGFLKNLFPSYSSLRPDETGVSIWKFVEDIRAGNVDSFMERMQAIIAGVPYDNLPKDKLKLREQNYQTAVYLIFKLMGQFIETEIHCAKGRADCIVHTKDSIYIFEFKLMSAGTPEDAIAQIKEKGYASQFKAEGKKIILIGSSFDEEERTIGEWKMEEVNI
- a CDS encoding 5'-methylthioadenosine/adenosylhomocysteine nucleosidase — translated: MKIGIFGAEEQEVKLLKKHLVGEIRKIAGLSFFAGKIMGKDVVLVCSGIGKVNAALCCQILISEFKVDAVINTGAAGGLIEGLKVFDIVVSSEAVQHDVDATAFGYPIGQVPMTKSPFWPADKKLKNLAVKAFKAMQKESDDEHIKTLKLIEGRIASGDTFVSDKKLRTRIIKEFNPACVEMEGAAAAQVCCINKIPFLILRSISDTAGKDEAAKISYEVFSAQAAKDSSLLVLQMLKMF
- a CDS encoding 3-dehydroquinate synthase translates to MNSFSFTTVQGKTEVFYCDEPFLPHVGTYGGMYIADSNTVPIAKNAKNFCTDIPLVIIEAGEENKNFTSLEFILKTALDAGLSRNSVFIGVGGGLVCDLAAFAASVYMRGAKCKLVPTSLLAMADAAIGGKTAINFDGYKNMVGTFFKADEVYISPKVLKSLSEAEYLSGMFEIFKMGLLYSKDIYQAFKTQKENILARDEGLCLELVKKAVEAKALVVSRDFDEKNERAFLNFGHTFGHALESVLNFSKVSHGEAVAWGISKAMLLGKKLGLTDSSYADEVCAVIHSYSRIDVPLLYDKEKVLLTMKKDKKNIDAKIRLILQKNICETFIYEASEKDIKDVL
- a CDS encoding cysteine desulfurase family protein, whose translation is MIYLDWAATALPHEDIITEALKKSFKYFANPSSKHFLGKDVRKVLEDTRSEIAELLNTAPEHIIFTSGGTEGDYIPMLSLLSLPSPCSIAVSGIEHSAVREQAAVMKARGYKVLQIPSDKNGFISADAVLKTIDSDTAFVSVMAVNNETGAIQPIAEIGKALEEYSKGKRRIHFHTDAVQAIGKIPFELSKLSIHSASFSGHKIGAPRGIGFLYLAKNMEAFIRGGGQESGIRPGTENLAGILALSGCLKKYYENLNNYVFHAKELMDFLIEELASIGGLSFIPESRPQLKDKFSPWILQFAVKELTGEVLVRCLSEKGICISTGSACSSKKQTRPVLEAMKIDTKVQQNSARVSIGPLTQKRELETFVKTLKEILIEFR
- a CDS encoding cyclic nucleotide-binding domain-containing protein yields the protein MKKVPIISTIQTTINSLKTAAEKQNIENVDIAVFDKYENIVSFFKYEMPEIKIIDFGDPNIDAEACVKVIKDDPWLLFGGIIAITNDRQEKAKLEQIKEPNFLFVCTRKDFEKNTEQIIKILNQHQHFLFNRGMHQRPDEKETGHFVSDTDPFEIVFYANLIGTYLYNTDRVNEEERSSLQTAMMEFLLNAVEHGNCNISYEEKNKWLRSGKNMLDLIAEKQKQPEIKKKKIYITYSVLPEKTKITIKDEGNGFDWRSHLEADFEAGLHGMGIKLSQTLVKNLRYNNIGNEVSFEINNQRNIANLTPAILKSQQLLTFKHMQIVCRENEDSSDLFYISSGRYAVYVNNKLMSVLTPADIFIGEMAFLMNDRRSATVVSIGEGSLIKIPKMNFMKLIEEYPHYGIFLSRLLANRLARQSKITAKLKEEQENSK